In Falco rusticolus isolate bFalRus1 chromosome W, bFalRus1.pri, whole genome shotgun sequence, the genomic window aataaattattcatagTAAATTATTTGCTCTGTCTGGTCTTAAATTAGGTTTACTCAGGCTAATCAACAAAGATGCCAACAATTAAACCCAACAGAACATCCCAGTCATATACATACTGTATGTGTGCCTGAATACATCATCATACAATACAGGCTTtttgaacaagaaaagaaagatgcataTACTTTCATAAATTCTGTATAAACCacaaattatgttatttttcagtgttttgtttcaaaaatataaaagttttatttttaaagcttttaaaccTGAGATTTTACCCAATTTAacttgatatttttgttttcatttctctgataAATTGGAGTCTCTAGCCAAGAATAAGACTTACTATTGCTAAGCTTAATATACTGAATTAAACATAGTACTTAAcaatctctgcttttccttcttgaaacTTAAGCTTAGAGTATTTACTATATATCCCTTCATCAACATAAGATACTGATTTGTTAGATTTAAGTCAAGCCTGTTGTAGCTGTTGACATATATGATAGCAAACTGCTTGAATTTCATCTTTATAGCTGTGAAGGGAGAGGactttgttttagaaaagaCAACTAAAATACCATTGACTGATGTGTTGTCAAGTATTTTTCCCATAAAATCAACAATCAATTTACTGTTCATATGCAAAGatataaaacatttgtttaagCAATTAGTAGGTAACTATCTCAAATTGTCTACTATATTAGAAAATGATCCTTCATATAatgtacaaatattttctaaaaaataagaGGTAAAGATAAATTGAATTAAAAAGTTATGACAGTAATTACACATTATCACatttaccttttcatttttaaaaggtagatATATCATGTATGTGTGCTCCCATATAACTCTGGATATTATTCTAAAACTACAAAtcaatttgtttatttaaagctCTATGCAGCTAACAATACTACAGGGCTAGTAAATCCTACCAAGCACTCTTTAAGAATCTTGTTTATTTACTGGTGGAAGTAATGTATGATACTTGTGCATCCATGACAACGCTGTAACATGTCAGAGCAGGACTAGGTCTTTTCTTGCAACTGCAATATGAGATTAAAAGTAAGAGGCAATATTATTATATAGCAGaagcttttcaaaagacaaaacatgtTTATGGGAGGATACAATTGTTGTTCATGGTAATATATTTGTGCTATTTCAGTGCTTTAGTTAGGTTCATCCATTGATTGTAAATAGTACTGAATGGTGAACTTACCAGGAAACATCAAACTTTGTATTTCCTCCTGGAGTTCTTCATAATACTGGAAAGGGATTCAACAGTGTCAAGCCTGAATTCTTAGGAatatcactttttaaaagtattaagtTGGATCgtgtggtgacgcaagtcgaggtggactgaaaagaaacactatgtctgcgtggctgggtttgacaaaatggcctttattgtttatacaaactatttatatcttagacagtgcaggtgttagaccctgataggtttttgtgtccttcttcttgcttgctatttgctgttgctgtaggtgcccgtatgctgcggttctaagttcgggttcttcacatcctgtttacatacctgacaatttgtggctgtcttaaaggtacacggctaagtctttgaagtcaactaacttgtctgcagacccgctgcagaccccaacaggATCGTACtgtaatttttatctttacttAAAAGATGCTTCAggttcttcagtatttttcattctcatGCCAAATACtttgattaaaaatgttttatgatcCAGTGGATTAGCAATGTAATTGCctgtttatatttattaatcCATGCATTCTCTCAGCACGTTTGTGTTTGCTATGATATTGATATGTTAGATTGATACGCTTGAGATGCAAATGATATGTATGTGGTGGAATTTAGACATTACATTATCATTGCTTTGACAAAGGTTGTAGGGTTTTAAGATTTAGAAAAGCATCTTGAAAtattaaagcaaattaattctGGAAAAGCAAATCAGTGCAATAAAGGAAGAGATTCGTAGCTAGGGATAGGCTCCAAAAGAATATTTATCTTCCTCTAACATCTTAATAAATAACAGGGACAAATTCTACCATAGGTTTCTTAGCATTCACAGATTTAAATGCGGAAAGATTTTGATTTAATACATCACATTTCCTCCTAGCGTACTGCATTTTCCAGATATGATAGTATTAAGCTAATGTCTGAAGTACAAGGTTAATAAAGAAAGTTTTCTATTCCAACATAAGTCTCTTACTGGAAACTGTCAGTTGATTCACTAAAATTAGAGATAAAGTAGTCCTGAAAAAATCGGTAAGCCTTAGCTGAGACCAACCTTTCATTGTACCTTAGACAATAAGTATCAGGATGTGGCAGCTATAGAAATTACACAGATAACAGCCTGGGAACCGCATGGAGTACCTTCTTATTTGGTTTCAGCAAATTTACATGCAAAAAGAGggataataaaacaaataaattatctCTGAGTTTCTCTCATTTTCTATCCCTTTCTCAACACACTATAATTGGTCACCTctacacaaacaaaacagttgtATGTTGATCAGTTGCTTCTGCAGATATGTGTTTTTCAGTTAGAATAGAGACACAGGTTGGGTGTCCTGTTGTTGACTTATTTGATCATCATATTTTAGAGTGGGAAGGGATTGTTTAAGTGCATTTTGTTCAGGTGTGTGTCTATGTATGCACATTAAAAGAGCTGTTAATTTGGAGGGGTGGTGAAATataattgttttcattactttctgGTTAACATATTCAGTTTGTGAGGTCAGGTGGAGCGTTGTGCTAAAGGCACCCATCTAAGTGATGATAATTTGAActttcagcagagaaaggaacGTAAGAAGACCCCCAATCTGGATAAAAGTTATTCTCAAATAGTTTACTAAAAAGAAGGGAGCTCTAGTCCCACAATTAttggtttaaaataaagtgGCAACTTTCACTTCATTTTGTGGGCTGCAAGACTGTTGGGTTAAGTTGATGATGCTTTGGGAATACTTAGCAAACCAGCTtcctgtcatggtttaaccccaggtggcaaccaagcaccacacagccgcttgctcactccccctcacccagaggggtggggaggagaatcggaaaggaatgtaaaactcaagggttgagataagaacaatttaataatttaaacagaataaaaaggaaagaacaacaattaaagcaacaacaataataataacaacaacagttataatagaaaggtggggaaaaggttaaaatccaaaggaaaaaggagaaaggaaaacaactgatacacagtacaactgctcactgaccaatgcccagccagtccctgaacAACAATCCCCAGGCCCCAGAATaccctccaagtttatataccaagcatgacatcctatggtatggaatacctctttggctggttcaggtcagctgtcctggctgtgtcccctcccaatttcttgtgcccctctaGCCCTCTGACTGGCAAGGCCCAAGACACTGAAAACTTCTTGACTtagtgtagaggaatgaaggcagtaggttgattagcattgataatatgcagctgtggccttgcctggacgacagtgggttgattgacatggatgatgtgcagctgtagcttgttcctgctaaatagttaaatagcactgaggattgggggtggtggtgtctggacagtagaatctgactgatggtaaaagccttgttacAGCCTACTAGTTTTTTTGAGCTGCAACCATTGGTGTCTTGTGTGAGGCTGAGCTGGACTCTGGCTGCAACAACTGGTGCCTAACATAGCTGAGATAAGCAGGAGAACCTGCAACCTATAACAGACACTGTGAGAGGTGAGCCATTGACAACTAACTGATATAggtgtattgcaatatttgttggCCACCTTAACTCAAATGGCAGCTTCTGGCACCCAATGTAGATGGGGGCTAGTTGATATgggtgcagaagaagaaagttcTATGTTACCAAGGCTTATagacatatttgaaaaaagaagcataagTATAACAAGAAGGCAATAAGAACTTCACTAGGAtggtgcaaagtaaatgatgtgctaggtaagctgaaaaatgtctctAGCGTTCAGGcatggcaaaatgctggaaTGCTACTTTTTGGGGCTGCTGTGAGAGGGGACAAAATTGCTACAGTGTCATTGACAACATGGAGATTGGTCTTAGATTTACTAGAACGATCAGAAGTGGACAGGGAGACAAAGGCTGCAATTGAAGCAGCCACATCCCCGGTTGCAGAGGTGATGCCTAATAAGGTACCTTCGATGCCATCAGATTCTCTGCCATCGCCTGATTCACACAGtcggggctggcaggaggagcagagtgGTGTTGGGTCAAGTGGATAGAGCTGGTTCCCTTTGGGGCAGCAGGGGGATCCGGTCATTGTCCCGTTGCCTGACTGTGATCCCCAGCCACCTGTGATAGGTTTATCGGAGGAGACCTTGGGTCATGTTCAACAACCAGTCCAAATTACAGCATTGGGACCAGATCCTGCcaaattctggaaaaagatgCAGGAGCAAGCACTTGCAGAAGGGAATACCAATGTTGCAACTGCCTTGGGGGGCAGGGTGTTAGCCTGCCCAGTGCTTTGAAAGGATGGTAATGCTCCCCCCAAGTGGGAATCTTTCAACTTGGGAGTGATAAGAGTTAAGATCAACCTGTACACAGTACGGAATAGGCTCGCCCTATGCTCAATCATTGTTACGTGGtcttttcacagcagagcttACTGCTCATGATTACCATACAATTGCACAAATTATATTGACCTCTATGCAAATGTTAATGTTTGAGTCAAACTGGAGGTGTTTGGCAAATGAGCAATCATTGATGAATTTAGAATACCCCCAGGATGATCCACGTTTTGGGGCAGGGATTCCACAATTCATGGGGGAGGCTCTGGTTAACTCCTCAGTTACAAGCTCGCTTACATCCTTtagtcctgcagcagggaaaagaattAACTCCAAGCTTTATTGCAAGTTCTGGATCATGGCACTCCACAACAGTCATGGACCACAATAAATCAAGGCCCCAATGAGGGGTATGTGTCATTCCTGGATAGGTTGAGAGACTTCTTGGACAAGCAAATACAGAATGGGGCAGCTAAAGAAGCATTGTTACTTCAATTAGCTAAGGACAATGCAAATGAGGATTGTAGAAAGGTGATTGCAGGCATGGTGAATTGTAATCCCACTTTAATAGAATTAATGTATGTATGTGGGAAGGTAGGAACCGCTGCCTTCCAAATGGAGCGTCTGGCAAAGACCTTTGCTGATGCAGTCAGGGTCGTCTGCCATTGTTACACATGTGGGCAAGAAGGTCACTTAAAGAAGGACTGTCCAAAGAGATcgaggctgggaagggctgatgGCTCTGGTTTGGTATGCCGTTGATGTAACAAACCAGggcattttgcaaaacactATAGATCTAAATTTAACACTCAAGGGCAGTTATGTGCAGGTGgcaacagaaagcagggaaacaaGGGGAGGAACCGCATGATGATACAGATGAATCTTCCACAACAATTCCAGGCTTATGCAGCCAACTCGCAGCCTGAACTTAAGGGAGCACCAGATTGGATGTTACCACAGCAACCGCCATCACACTAGAGGATGATAAAGTACATAAGGTCCCACTGAATGCTGTGGGACGCATTGGCAATAGAGTGCACTGTTGCTTGGATGTTCTAGTGTAACATTACAAGGTTTGTTTGTCTTACCAGGAGTCATTGATGCTGATAATATGGGATGGATTCAAGCAATGGTGTGGACCCCctgttggggctcttgctgtattgaatgattatactgaactctgaagcaagtggaaaaatactgaagaaataagacgaggttgCGACCAGAACAGTGGaatgaagaaagaggaacaaattgcagatgttggcacaaaaccaaggccaacgggacgtgataagaggagctgggaaaccgcagaaaggagcctacatgccagaacaagcagaaacagaaatcttcccagtaaacaattgttaaccaatcatattattatacgcttgtaaaatagccaaccacattattgcacgcttatagaatgccttataaaagtctacctggtttgtacaataaacggatcagatcttgaactctgtgagtatttgaatctgactcccgctcgcccgaaatgcccgcagcatctggtgaccccgacgtgatccgATGAGGGTCGACAGGATCGGTTAAAAGGTCAGGAGGATTCATTAAGGATCGTGTTACGAGCTGCGGAGCCGGCGAGGATCCTggatcctgctgccagcggaGAGAGAGCTGGGCGCCCGAAGAAAGGCGGAACGTGCACGGCTGACCGGTGAGTCAGGAAATTTAAGCAGGATGGGAATCACTGCAtcagtggtggaaaaagcaaTCGTAGACAGTTTgatgaaactggcagaaaaaactgaaacgCCAGTCTCACGGCAGGCAGTAGTTGATCTGCTATGTTGGAGTCGCTGCCGTGGTTACCTTGCTTCTACGCAAGATgtatataataatgaaacatggaagaaagtaGGAGAGGACTTATGGGAATCTGTGCAAGTTGGGACTAAGGGGGTAAAGACTTTGGCTCGCACGTATCGAGCTGTACGGGGTATGGTCGCGCAGTTACATGGCGAGGCTCAAGTCGCTGCAGCTGTTAAGGCTGCAGTGCGGTCTCCCGGCGATCCTACTGCTCAGTCGGAGGAAGAGCCAGAGGGACAACCTCCGTGTGAAAATCCCCCCGATTATACATCCAAAGCTTATCCAGTACTGACCACTGCTGAACGAATAGCGTGGGGATTAGATGATGAATTACCACCCTGGTGTCCTGAAAAGGAAcaagcggcgagcggcggcgtgcggcccggcaggccccgtcccggccgcggtttctctccgaGGCGGCACCCcgcccctccacccccccctccaccccccccctccgatcggcgccatggcgatgcaagcggccaagcgagctaacatctggctgcccccagaggtcaattGGATCCcttatattcggaacctgccgtataaaatcacagcggaggaaatgtatgatatttttgggaaatacggacctattcgacaaatcagagttggaaactctcctgaaacaagaggaacagcttaagcttctcaaggaaaaatacggacttgattacaaaaccccccccccaaaaaaaaaaaagaaaaaaaaaaaaaagaaaaaagaaaaaagaaaaaaaaaaaaagaaagaaaaaaaaagaaaaaaaaaaaaagaaaaaaaaagaaagaaaaaaaagaaagaaaaaaaaggaaaaaaaagaaaaaagaaaaaaaagaaagaaaaaaaggaaagaaaaaaagaaaaaaaagaaagaaaaaaaggaaaaaaaaaaaaaagaaaaaagaaaaaagaaaaaaaaaagaaagaaaaaaaaagaaaaaaaaaagaaagaaaaaaaaaggaaaaaaaaaaagaaaaaagaaagaaaaaaaaagaaagaaaaaaaggaaaaaaaaaagaaaaaaaaaagaaagaaaaaaaaagaaagaaaaaaaagaaaaaagaaaaaaaaaaaagtgcttcagatgtcacctacaagaaatgcgtttctgctttgaactagcTTTTGAGCCTTTGGAAGTAAACTATACGGCTATAAATCAATCATATTGGGGTTGGTTAGATAAGAAGTATAATGACACGAATTTTGGCTTTAGTGATAACTGTACCTGGTGGAATACTACACTTGttaaaaatacgtattttttgCAACAGTTGATTTACCGTTTAAATGTATCAATTTATTTACCTCAACAAGAATTGAGGGTGGTTGAGGGATTTATTGAAACAAGGTCTGTCTATATTgttgtttgttattcttttgttacttttagtgccttgccttttacaatgttttcagagctgtgtggaacgcagtattaatgctgtatttaaaaagaaagggggaggtgttggggctcttgctgtattgaatgattatactgaactctgaagcaagtggaaaaatactgaagaaataagacgaggttacggccagaacagtgggatgaagaaaaaggagcaaattgcagatgtttgcacaaaaccaaggccaacgggacgtgataagaggagctgggaaaccgcagaaaggagcctacatgccagaacaagcagaaacagaaatcttcccagtaaacaattgttaaccaatcatattattatacgcttgtaaaatagccaatcacattattgcacgcttatagaatgccttataaaagtctacctggtttgtacaataaacggatcagatcttgaactctgtgagtatttgaatctgactcccgctcgcccgaaatgcccgcagcaaCCCCCGCTCCCCCGTGTCAATTCCTGAAGGTAGCCAGATTGCACAATTAATTCCTTTGTGGGCGCAAGTTAATTATGCCCATGACAAAGTCTGGGGCAGAGAAGGGTTTGGTTCAGCAGGAACACCACAAATTTTCTGGACCCAGAGTGTACAAAATGCTCAACCAACTCTAACCTGTAAAATCACCTTTGCCTAAGGGACTCCTTCTGCAATATGGGTGGCTGGAATGATTGACACAGGAGCAGATGTAACTATTATATCTGCGTGCATCTAGCCTCGCTCTTGGCCTGTCTGTTCAGCAGGTTCCATATTGGTGGGAGTGGGTGGTGTAACACAGTGTCCAAAGTCAGTATATGGTGCAAGTTTGAAACCCTGAGGGCCAGACACCAACAATATGTCCCTATGTGCTTGATGTCCCTCtgaatttggggggggggggatgtttTGGGAGAATGGGGAGTCCTCATTGGTACccagaaggatttttaatagGGGCCGCTGTGATGGAGGGTGTGCAAAGACCTACTCTGCCTTTGACTTAGAAGTCAGATACCCCTGTTAACAATTTGTCAAAGAACAATTAGCACAAGGACACATAGAACCTTCCCATAGTCCTTGGAATACCCCTgtgtgtgaaagaaaagaaatcaggcaAATGGTGCCTGTTACAAGATTTAAGGAGAGTAAATGATGTAATGGAGGGAATGGGAGCCCTGCAATTGGGCATGCCTTCCCTGATGGCGATCCCATGAAACTGGGACATTTTGGtaattgatttaaaagattggttttttcagtattcatttacatgaagctgataaatgtaaatttgctttttccatacCTAGCAGAAACAATATGGCTCCTTGTAAGCGATGCCAATGGATGGTGTTGCTGCAGGGCATGAAAAACAGTCCTCCTATATGTCAATGGTATGTAGCAAAGGCATTGTCACCTGTACGGGAACAATTTCAGCAAGTGTATTGCTGtcattatatggatgatattcttgtatcagctgcaaataaggctgaacttcagcaagcgtatccagttttgcagcagttgtTGGCCACCTTTGGGTTATGTATAGCACCAGAAAAGATTCAACAACAAGCCCCGTGGAAATACTTGGGAGTTAAAGAGCTAGATCAAATGCTTGAGCCACAGTCTGTCCAGCTCAGAGTAAGTGTCAGAACCCTAAAtaatttgcagaaattattaGGGGCCATAAATTGGGTAAGGCCATACTTGGGCCTTACAACAGACCAATTGACACCACCCTTTGATCTATTGAAGGGTGACACTGATTTGATGCCTCCCCGATCACTAACTAAAGAAGCCACCTTAGCCCTGGAGAGGGTGGCCAGTGGTCTGCAACAAAAAAGGCTACACCGTGTAGACGTATAAACTCCAATAAGTTTATATGTTGTCACTGTGAACTATCATCCCATGGGATTGTTGGGCCAATGGAATGAGTGCTGGCAGCATCTGCTACATGTCTTAGAGtggttatttttatctgtgcaACCATGGAAGACAGTGAGCACTCGGATTGAGCTAGTATCGAAAATCATCACCAAATGATGTACATGGTGCATTCAGCTCACGGGCCAAGATCCCAGTCACCTGATAATTCCAATTGAACACGATTATGTAAGCTGGTGTTTGGCAAACAGTTTACTGTTTCAGTTAGCTCTGGAAGGATTCAAGGGACAAATATCCTATCATCTTCCCGGTCATAAATTGTTACAAACTTATTCAGAcatacaaatacttcaaaagctgctggcagcagataGCCCAGTGCAAGGCCTTATGGTCTTTACAGATGGTTCTGGGAAATCGGGAAAGGCAGTGGTCACTTGGTATGATGGGAAGCAATGGCAAGAATTGATACACTTAACACAGGGATCACCCCAATTGGTTGAACTTAGTGCTGTcattgttgcttttaaaatgttttctcaatATGCTGTAAACATTGTTACAGACTCTGCTTATGTTGTGGATGTTGTGCGACGCATTGACCGCACGCTGCTTAAGGAGGTAAATTAagaacaactattttttttattaaaaacataatggGTGATGGTGAGCCAACATACACATAGATATTACATTCTGCACATCTGCAGTCACACTGGATTGCAAGGATTAGTCTGTGAAGGGAATGCCCTTGCTGATGCTTTTGCAGCTCCTGCTtgtgttggggctcttgctgtattgaatgattatgctgaactctgaagcaagtggaaaaatactgaagaaataagacgaggttacggccagaacagtgggatgaagaaaaaggagcaaattgcagatgtttgctcaaaaccaaggccaacgggacgtgataagaggagctgggaaaccgcagaaaggagcctacatgccagaacaagcagaaacagaaatcttcccagtaaacaattgttaaccaatcatattattatacgcttgtaaaatagccaaccacattattgcacgcttatagaatgccttataaaagtctacctggtttgtacaataacggatcagatcttgaactctgtgagtatttgaatctgactcccgctcgcccgaaatgcccgcagcatctggtgaccccgacgtgatccgATGAGGGTCGACAGGATCGGTTAAAAGGTCAGGAGGATTCATTAAGGATCGTGTTACGAGCTGCGGAGCCGGCGAGGATCCTggatcctgctgccagcggaGAGAGAGCTGGGCGCCCGAAGAAAGGCGGAACGTGCACGGCTGACCGGTGAGTCAGGAAATTTAAGCAGGATGGGAATCACTGCAtcagtggtggaaaaagcaaTCGTAGACAGTTTgatgaaactggcagaaaaaaactgaaacgCCAGTCTCACGGCAGGCAGTAGTTGATCTGCTATGTTGGAGTCGCCGCCGTGGTTACCTTGCTTCTACGCAAGatatatataataatgaaacatggaagaaagtaGGAGAGGACTTATGGGAATCTGTGCAAGTTGGGACTAAGGGGGTAAAGACTTTGGCTCGCACGTATCGAGCTGTACGGGGTATGGTCGCGCAGTTACATGGCGAGGCTCAAGTCGCTGCAGCTGTTAAGGCTGCAGTGCGGTCTCCCAGCGATCCTGCCGCTCAGTCGGAGGAAGAGCCAGAGGAGCAATCTCCGTGTGAAAATTTCCCCGATTATACATCCAAAGCTTATCCAGTACTGACCACTGCTGAACGAATAGCGTGGGGATTAGATGATGAATTACCACCCTGGTGTCCTGAAAAGGAAcaagcggcgagcggcggcgtgcggcccggcaggccccgtcccggccgcggtttctctccaaggcggcacccccccctccacccccccccctccgatcggcgccatggcaatgcaagcggccaagcgagctaacatctggctgcccccagaggtcaatcggatcctttatattcggaacctgccgtataaaatcacagcggaggaaacgtatgatatttttgggaaatacggacctattcgacaaatcagagttggaaactctcctgaaacaagaggaacagc contains:
- the LOC119140916 gene encoding uncharacterized protein LOC119140916 codes for the protein MGITASVVEKAIVDSLMKLAEKTETPVSRQAVVDLLCWSRCRGYLASTQDVYNNETWKKVGEDLWESVQVGTKGVKTLARTYRAVRGMVAQLHGEAQVAAAVKAAVRSPGDPTAQSEEEPEGQPPCENPPDYTSKAYPVLTTAERIAWGLDDELPPWCPEKEQAASGGVRAVIVAFKMFSQYAVNIVTDSAYVVDVVRRIDRTLLKETLARTYRAVRGMVAQLHGEAQVAAAVKAAVRSPSDPAAQSEEEPEEQSPCENFPDYTSKAYPGGDPPI